One window of the Emcibacter sp. genome contains the following:
- the xseA gene encoding exodeoxyribonuclease VII large subunit — MSDYPYSSEQQSSNAPEYSVTELSLSLKRYVEENFGYVRVRGEISGFKQAASGHVYLALKDEKSVLDGVMWKGTAGRLNFRPEDGLEVICTGKLTTYPGRSKYQIVIERMEPAGAGALMALLEERKKKLAAEGLFDPARKKPIPYLPEVIGVVTSPTGAVIRDILHRLHDRFPRRVLVWPVLVQGEGAADQITEAIEGFNNMPVGGDLPRPDVLIVARGGGSLEDLWSFNEERVVRAAAASEIPLISAVGHETDTTLIDYASDRRAPTPTAAAEMAVPVRADLVYTVEDLAARQNRATQRLLAERRQRVEGLGRGLPKPQDLLSLSQQRFDDMAERLPRALKNLSERQKLRLTTVGQRLRSEVLVRDIRRQTERIGELGARLDRAAQRQLDQHRRALDSSTRLFDSLNYKRVLDRGYAVIRDAAGKAVTLAGDIRPGDGLDIEFRDGHVTARAEAGGAPPAPKKPKKATKPADDGRQESLF, encoded by the coding sequence ATGTCAGATTATCCCTATTCCTCCGAACAACAGTCCAGCAACGCCCCCGAATATTCGGTGACGGAACTGAGCCTGTCCCTGAAACGCTATGTGGAGGAAAATTTCGGCTATGTGCGGGTGCGCGGTGAAATCAGCGGTTTCAAGCAGGCCGCCTCCGGTCATGTCTATCTGGCGCTGAAAGATGAAAAATCGGTTCTCGATGGCGTCATGTGGAAAGGGACCGCCGGCAGGCTCAATTTCCGGCCTGAAGACGGGCTTGAAGTTATCTGTACCGGCAAGCTCACGACCTATCCCGGACGGTCCAAATACCAGATTGTTATTGAGCGCATGGAACCGGCCGGGGCCGGGGCGCTGATGGCGCTGCTGGAGGAGAGGAAAAAGAAACTGGCGGCCGAGGGTCTGTTTGACCCTGCGCGAAAGAAACCGATCCCCTATCTGCCCGAAGTCATTGGCGTGGTGACGTCCCCCACCGGGGCGGTGATCAGAGATATCCTGCACCGGCTTCATGACCGTTTTCCGCGCCGGGTGCTGGTGTGGCCGGTTCTGGTCCAGGGGGAAGGGGCCGCTGATCAGATCACCGAGGCGATTGAAGGGTTTAACAACATGCCGGTGGGCGGTGACCTGCCGCGCCCCGATGTGCTGATTGTGGCGCGCGGCGGCGGCAGTCTCGAGGATCTCTGGAGTTTCAATGAAGAACGCGTGGTGCGGGCGGCGGCGGCAAGCGAAATCCCGCTGATCAGCGCCGTCGGGCATGAGACGGACACCACCCTGATCGATTATGCCTCGGACCGGCGGGCGCCGACACCGACGGCCGCGGCCGAAATGGCGGTGCCGGTGCGGGCCGATCTGGTCTATACAGTGGAAGACCTGGCAGCCCGGCAGAACCGGGCGACTCAGCGCCTGCTTGCCGAACGTCGCCAGCGGGTCGAGGGTCTGGGCCGCGGGCTGCCGAAACCCCAGGATCTTCTGTCTCTCAGTCAGCAGAGATTTGATGATATGGCGGAACGGCTGCCCCGGGCGTTGAAAAACCTGAGTGAGCGGCAGAAGTTGCGTCTGACCACGGTCGGCCAGAGACTGAGGTCTGAGGTTCTGGTCCGGGATATCCGGCGGCAGACAGAAAGAATTGGGGAGCTGGGGGCACGGCTCGACCGGGCAGCCCAAAGGCAGCTGGATCAGCACAGGCGCGCCCTGGACAGCTCCACCCGTTTGTTTGACAGCCTCAATTACAAGCGGGTGCTGGATCGCGGCTATGCGGTGATCCGGGATGCGGCGGGTAAAGCGGTGACCCTGGCCGGTGATATCCGCCCGGGGGACGGTCTGGATATTGAGTTCCGGGATGGTCATGTGACAGCCCGGGCGGAAGCTGGCGGAGCGCCACCGGCGCCGAAAAAGCCCAAAAAAGCCACAAAGCCGGCAGATGATGGCCGTCAGGAGAGTTTGTTCTGA
- the purD gene encoding phosphoribosylamine--glycine ligase, whose translation MNILIIGSGGREHALTWKIAQSPLVEKIFTAPGNGGMDDISEPVTLDLSDHGAVITFCDENDVDFVVVGPEAPLVEGLVDSLQIAEIPAFGPTADAARLEGSKGFTKDLCAKYNIPTAAYGRFTEAAPAKAFIADKGAPIVVKADGLAAGKGVIIATTVEEAQQAVDDIFGGQFGDAGAELVVEEFLDGEEASFFVLTDGENILPLATAQDHKRVGDGDTGPNTGGMGAYSPAPVMTGDLMERTINEIILPTVRGMKEEGHPFTGVLYAGLMITDKGPELIEYNVRFGDPECQVLMMRLKSDIVPALMATASGTLDQESLDWHDDKALTVVMAAKGYPGSYEKNTEIKNLAAAGSDKDVVIFHAGTKKQDGKILATGGRVLNVTARGESITEAQKKAYTALDKIDWDNGFCRRDIGWRAIEREQS comes from the coding sequence ATGAATATTCTGATCATCGGTTCCGGCGGCCGCGAACATGCGCTGACTTGGAAAATCGCCCAGTCCCCGCTGGTGGAAAAAATCTTCACCGCCCCGGGCAACGGCGGCATGGACGATATTTCCGAACCGGTGACACTGGATCTGTCCGACCATGGCGCGGTGATCACCTTCTGCGATGAAAATGACGTGGATTTCGTGGTCGTCGGCCCGGAGGCCCCGCTGGTGGAAGGCCTGGTGGACAGCCTGCAGATTGCCGAAATCCCGGCCTTCGGCCCCACCGCCGACGCCGCCCGGCTGGAAGGCTCCAAAGGTTTTACCAAGGACCTGTGCGCCAAATATAATATTCCCACCGCCGCCTACGGCCGCTTTACCGAAGCTGCACCGGCCAAGGCCTTCATTGCAGACAAGGGCGCGCCGATTGTGGTCAAGGCTGACGGCCTTGCCGCCGGCAAAGGCGTCATCATCGCCACCACAGTCGAGGAAGCCCAGCAGGCTGTGGATGATATTTTCGGTGGTCAGTTCGGCGATGCGGGTGCGGAACTTGTGGTCGAGGAATTCCTCGACGGCGAAGAAGCCAGCTTCTTTGTCCTGACCGACGGGGAAAATATCCTGCCGCTGGCCACCGCCCAGGACCACAAGCGGGTCGGCGACGGCGATACCGGCCCCAATACCGGGGGCATGGGCGCCTACAGCCCGGCCCCGGTGATGACCGGCGACCTGATGGAACGGACCATCAACGAGATCATCCTGCCGACCGTGCGCGGTATGAAGGAAGAAGGCCATCCCTTTACCGGCGTGCTCTATGCCGGCCTGATGATCACCGACAAGGGCCCGGAACTGATCGAATATAACGTGCGCTTCGGCGATCCCGAATGCCAGGTGCTGATGATGCGCCTGAAGTCGGACATTGTCCCGGCCCTGATGGCAACCGCCAGCGGCACCCTGGACCAGGAAAGCCTCGACTGGCATGACGACAAGGCCCTGACCGTGGTCATGGCGGCCAAAGGCTATCCCGGCAGTTACGAGAAAAACACCGAGATCAAAAACCTTGCCGCCGCCGGATCCGACAAGGATGTGGTCATCTTCCATGCCGGCACCAAAAAACAGGACGGCAAAATCCTCGCCACCGGCGGACGGGTGCTGAATGTGACCGCCCGGGGCGAAAGCATCACCGAGGCGCAGAAAAAAGCCTATACCGCCCTCGATAAAATCGACTGGGACAACGGCTTCTGCCGCCGGGACATCGGCTGGCGCGCCATTGAGCGGGAACAATCCTGA
- a CDS encoding Na/Pi symporter, whose product MTDITAAGDHNKQLWQTILQWCFVAFLVYLLICAVGMIGSGFKGATKGHAEELFAFATNPFMGLIIGVIATAMIQSSSTVTSIIVGLVAGGLPVETAIPMIMGANIGTTITNTIVSLGHVRKKKEFRRAFAAATVHDFFNVMAVIIFLPLEIMFGILGKVGGWLSSHLVGGESMSVKGLNFVKPATKPVINEFKDIAHLISADAGSIILIIFGVALIFIAITWIGRLLKKLMVGRAKRIMHGAIGKGPISGITSGAIVTVLVQSSSTTTSLMVPLAGSGVFRLKQIYPFTLGANIGTTITALLAATGVSGPTAVLALQVAMVHLCFNIAAVLLIYGIKPLRQLPMAGAMWLARVSTENKIYAIVYLLGVFFVAPGLMVLLYRAFS is encoded by the coding sequence ATGACCGATATAACGGCAGCGGGGGACCACAATAAACAGCTTTGGCAGACGATCCTTCAATGGTGTTTTGTCGCTTTTCTGGTCTATCTGCTGATCTGTGCGGTCGGTATGATCGGCTCCGGCTTCAAGGGGGCCACCAAGGGCCATGCGGAAGAGCTTTTCGCTTTTGCCACCAATCCCTTCATGGGCCTGATCATCGGGGTGATCGCCACCGCCATGATCCAGTCTTCCTCAACCGTTACCTCGATCATTGTCGGCCTTGTCGCCGGCGGCCTGCCGGTGGAAACCGCCATTCCCATGATCATGGGCGCCAATATCGGCACCACCATCACCAATACCATTGTCAGCCTTGGCCATGTGCGCAAAAAGAAGGAATTCCGCCGCGCCTTTGCCGCCGCTACGGTGCATGATTTCTTCAATGTCATGGCCGTGATCATCTTCCTGCCGCTGGAAATCATGTTCGGGATTTTGGGCAAGGTCGGCGGCTGGCTGTCCTCCCATCTGGTCGGCGGCGAAAGTATGAGCGTCAAGGGCCTCAATTTCGTCAAGCCGGCCACAAAACCAGTGATCAATGAATTCAAGGATATCGCCCATCTGATCTCGGCCGACGCCGGCAGCATCATCCTGATTATCTTTGGCGTGGCGCTGATTTTCATCGCCATCACCTGGATCGGCCGGTTGCTGAAAAAACTGATGGTGGGACGGGCGAAAAGAATCATGCACGGCGCCATCGGCAAGGGCCCGATCAGCGGCATTACCTCCGGCGCCATTGTCACGGTGCTGGTGCAGTCGTCCTCCACGACCACGAGCCTGATGGTGCCGCTGGCCGGCAGCGGCGTGTTCCGGCTGAAACAGATTTATCCCTTCACCCTTGGCGCCAACATCGGCACCACCATCACCGCCCTTCTGGCGGCTACGGGCGTCAGTGGACCAACCGCAGTCCTGGCCCTGCAGGTGGCGATGGTGCATCTATGTTTTAATATCGCCGCTGTACTTTTGATTTACGGCATCAAGCCGCTCCGGCAGTTGCCCATGGCCGGCGCCATGTGGCTTGCCAGGGTCTCCACAGAGAATAAAATTTATGCCATAGTCTACCTGCTCGGGGTGTTTTTCGTCGCCCCCGGACTGATGGTTCTTCTTTACAGGGCATTTAGTTGA
- a CDS encoding TonB family protein — MGFWLRLFVVVFTVFLSGNAFANERGKTTEFSAVMQKFNKEYKARNYNAALEYAERAYVLSRELFRQGHFFRFMATSQYGQTLEKLGNPEYLEINEEALGSLGNNFAPDSPALFEIYYSQALGYAKRAESEKAIFYLSKVEDIYKTHHVENRLLMAAILKVQAALNTAEGSFEDAEEKYQQIYEISIEVFGEDDSKTYVPYLDIGKLYLARKKYSEALFYFTRAHEVFTKNLPERDTRLQNSHAFLVQTYELLGQREKATEHCIAIAKANPSEKVDTFKPIFWSEPDYPQELVHEGEEGSVVFSFTIDEAGMVRDIEMVEGSKAFEKAAREAVERFRYAPAIQDGKPVATHDVKHKITFELEN, encoded by the coding sequence ATGGGGTTTTGGTTAAGATTATTTGTGGTGGTTTTTACCGTTTTCCTGTCTGGTAATGCTTTTGCGAATGAGAGAGGCAAGACAACAGAATTTTCGGCTGTAATGCAGAAGTTCAATAAGGAATATAAAGCTCGGAATTACAACGCTGCCCTTGAATATGCTGAAAGAGCATACGTTTTGAGCAGGGAGTTATTCCGGCAGGGGCACTTTTTCAGGTTCATGGCCACTTCACAATATGGTCAGACATTGGAAAAACTTGGAAATCCTGAATATCTGGAAATCAATGAAGAAGCGCTAGGCAGCCTTGGGAATAATTTCGCGCCTGATAGTCCGGCCCTTTTTGAAATCTATTACAGTCAGGCACTGGGATACGCCAAAAGAGCTGAGAGCGAAAAGGCGATTTTCTATCTTTCTAAAGTTGAGGATATATACAAAACCCACCATGTAGAGAACAGGCTTTTAATGGCAGCCATTTTAAAAGTTCAAGCTGCTCTGAATACGGCCGAAGGCAGTTTTGAGGACGCCGAAGAAAAATACCAGCAGATATATGAAATTTCTATAGAGGTATTTGGAGAAGATGATTCAAAAACCTATGTGCCTTATTTAGATATCGGTAAGCTATATCTGGCCAGAAAGAAATATTCAGAAGCATTGTTTTATTTCACGCGCGCGCACGAAGTATTTACTAAAAATTTGCCGGAAAGGGATACGCGCCTACAAAACAGTCACGCATTTTTAGTTCAAACATATGAATTGCTCGGTCAGCGGGAAAAAGCAACAGAGCATTGTATTGCGATAGCAAAAGCGAATCCATCTGAAAAAGTGGATACTTTTAAACCAATATTTTGGAGCGAGCCTGATTACCCCCAAGAACTTGTACATGAAGGTGAAGAAGGGAGTGTTGTATTTAGTTTCACCATAGATGAAGCCGGTATGGTCAGGGACATCGAAATGGTTGAAGGAAGCAAAGCTTTTGAAAAAGCAGCCCGTGAGGCTGTTGAACGCTTTCGTTACGCCCCTGCTATCCAAGATGGCAAACCGGTCGCCACCCATGATGTAAAACATAAGATAACATTTGAGCTGGAAAACTAG
- a CDS encoding mechanosensitive ion channel family protein, which produces MEEIIARSRDLARQLIEWVQGDVLTFESLAQLATVFVMLLISSGIVFWLKPLVKKLWGETNTFKRLEELYLNPLYLPVIWLIFLQVAQTIMQAQETPTTVMRVFISLLSAWILIRLATNLIKTREIARLVRIFVWLLVALNIVGWLDPAMDMLDQTRFSLGEAEISVLGFIIGVLTLMVLVWIGNLLANLMENWLRKVPTVTPSARVLLGKVSRILLVTFAFLIALSSVGIDLTALAVFGGAIGVGLGFGLQKVVSNFISGVILLLDRSIKPGDVIEVSGTYGRIDKLAARYTSVISRDGREHLVPNEDMITQPVINWTYTNKEVRRHLPVGISYSSDVDRAIEILLEAADETPRVLKAPAPRVLIKGFGDSSIDLELRAWIADSEHGVTNVASEVYYLIWKKFQQDDTVEMPFPQRDVHIVSDVRMKDMKDRLEN; this is translated from the coding sequence ATGGAAGAGATAATTGCCAGAAGCCGGGATCTCGCCCGGCAGTTGATAGAGTGGGTACAGGGGGATGTCCTGACCTTCGAAAGCCTTGCGCAGCTGGCGACTGTTTTTGTCATGTTGCTGATCAGCTCCGGCATTGTTTTTTGGCTTAAGCCGCTGGTCAAAAAGCTCTGGGGTGAAACAAATACCTTCAAGAGACTGGAGGAACTGTACCTCAACCCACTTTATTTGCCGGTCATCTGGCTGATTTTCCTGCAGGTCGCCCAGACCATCATGCAGGCCCAGGAAACGCCGACGACAGTGATGCGGGTGTTCATCAGCCTGCTTTCCGCCTGGATCCTGATCCGGCTGGCCACAAACCTGATCAAGACCCGGGAAATCGCCCGGCTTGTGCGGATTTTTGTCTGGCTGCTGGTGGCGCTCAATATTGTCGGCTGGCTCGACCCGGCCATGGATATGCTGGACCAGACCCGCTTTTCCCTTGGTGAGGCGGAAATCAGTGTGCTTGGGTTCATCATCGGCGTACTGACCCTGATGGTGCTGGTCTGGATCGGCAACCTGCTGGCTAACCTGATGGAAAACTGGCTCAGGAAAGTGCCCACCGTGACGCCGTCCGCCCGGGTGCTGCTGGGCAAGGTCTCGCGTATCCTGCTGGTCACGTTCGCATTCCTGATTGCCCTGTCCAGTGTGGGGATTGACCTCACCGCGCTGGCGGTCTTTGGCGGCGCCATCGGTGTGGGTCTTGGTTTCGGCCTGCAGAAGGTGGTGTCCAACTTTATCTCCGGCGTGATTCTGCTCCTGGACCGGTCGATTAAACCGGGTGACGTGATCGAGGTTTCCGGCACCTACGGCCGCATCGACAAGCTGGCGGCCCGTTATACCTCGGTGATTTCCCGCGACGGGCGTGAACATCTGGTGCCGAACGAGGACATGATCACCCAGCCGGTGATCAACTGGACCTATACCAACAAGGAAGTGCGCCGTCATCTGCCGGTGGGAATTTCCTATAGTTCCGATGTAGACCGGGCCATCGAGATCCTGCTGGAGGCAGCCGATGAAACGCCGCGGGTGCTGAAGGCCCCGGCGCCGCGGGTGCTGATCAAGGGATTCGGCGACAGTTCCATCGACCTGGAACTTCGCGCCTGGATCGCCGACAGCGAACATGGGGTGACCAATGTGGCGAGCGAAGTCTATTACCTGATCTGGAAGAAATTCCAGCAGGACGACACAGTTGAAATGCCGTTCCCGCAGCGGGATGTGCATATTGTCTCGGATGTTCGTATGAAGGACATGAAGGACCGGCTGGAGAACTAA
- a CDS encoding nucleoside deaminase: MMMSSHMERALALAAKAADLGEVPVGAVIVHGPTDRVLAETHNRVLLDKDPSAHAELLAIRHACRVLDSERLVDCDLYVTLEPCPMCAQAISFARIRRLYYGASDPKGGGVDHGPRIFSSSSCHHRPEVYGGPGEEQAAALLREFFRTRR; the protein is encoded by the coding sequence ATGATGATGTCATCTCATATGGAACGTGCGCTGGCCCTTGCCGCCAAAGCCGCCGATCTTGGCGAAGTGCCGGTCGGCGCGGTGATCGTGCATGGTCCCACCGACCGGGTCCTGGCGGAAACCCATAACCGGGTGCTGCTGGACAAGGATCCGTCCGCCCATGCGGAACTGCTGGCCATCCGTCATGCCTGCCGGGTGCTGGACAGTGAACGGCTGGTGGACTGCGACCTGTATGTGACGCTGGAGCCCTGCCCCATGTGCGCCCAGGCGATCAGCTTTGCCCGTATCCGCCGTTTATATTACGGGGCGTCTGACCCCAAGGGCGGCGGAGTCGATCATGGCCCGCGGATTTTTTCCTCCTCAAGCTGTCATCACCGGCCGGAAGTCTACGGCGGACCGGGCGAAGAGCAGGCGGCGGCATTGCTCCGTGAGTTCTTCCGCACCCGGCGCTGA
- a CDS encoding pseudouridine synthase, giving the protein MTEEKTEDTPQSQNEPRGERIAKLLARAGVGSRRAVERMIEAGMVKQNGHVITTPATLITSTEGITVDGMKVKAPEPARLWLYHKPAGRVTSYHDPEGRPTIFEALPANLPRVISVGRLDLNTEGLILLTNDGELSRWMELPDTGWLRTYKVRAHGRISKRRLEQVREGVTIDGVVYREVEIELGEQEKSNVWLTVGIREGKNREVRKLLEFVGLQVTRLIRLSYGPFDLGKLQRGAVVEVDKDALHQLCRPFFEARGMEVAEEKKPAAKPKQKTGWAKAKPKAGGRANPRRDSKQRQKAAEDASLTKRIDRKTAKRATEKQSRGAQRKPAATGPVRKK; this is encoded by the coding sequence ATGACCGAAGAAAAAACTGAAGATACCCCCCAAAGTCAAAATGAACCTCGGGGGGAACGCATCGCCAAACTTCTGGCCCGGGCCGGTGTCGGCTCGCGCCGGGCCGTGGAGCGGATGATCGAAGCCGGCATGGTCAAACAGAACGGCCATGTCATCACCACACCGGCCACCCTGATCACCTCGACCGAGGGCATCACCGTCGACGGCATGAAAGTGAAGGCGCCGGAACCTGCCCGTCTGTGGCTTTATCACAAGCCTGCGGGACGGGTGACAAGCTATCATGACCCGGAGGGGCGCCCGACCATTTTCGAGGCCCTGCCCGCCAATCTGCCGCGGGTGATTTCCGTCGGCCGGCTCGACCTCAATACGGAAGGACTGATCCTGCTGACCAACGACGGCGAACTGAGCCGCTGGATGGAACTGCCGGACACCGGCTGGCTCAGGACCTACAAGGTCCGGGCGCACGGCCGGATCAGCAAGCGACGCCTGGAACAGGTCCGCGAAGGTGTGACCATCGACGGCGTGGTTTACCGGGAAGTGGAGATCGAGCTGGGTGAACAGGAAAAATCCAATGTCTGGCTGACCGTCGGCATCCGCGAGGGAAAAAACCGCGAAGTCCGCAAGCTGCTGGAATTTGTCGGCCTGCAGGTCACCCGCCTGATCCGCCTGAGCTATGGTCCCTTTGACCTGGGCAAACTGCAGCGCGGCGCTGTTGTCGAGGTCGACAAGGACGCCCTGCACCAGCTGTGCCGTCCCTTCTTTGAAGCCCGGGGCATGGAAGTAGCGGAAGAGAAAAAACCGGCCGCAAAACCGAAACAAAAGACAGGCTGGGCCAAGGCAAAACCCAAAGCAGGTGGCCGGGCGAACCCCCGCCGGGACAGCAAACAGCGCCAGAAAGCGGCAGAGGACGCTTCCCTGACGAAGAGAATCGACCGTAAAACCGCAAAAAGAGCTACCGAGAAACAGAGCCGCGGAGCCCAGCGCAAACCAGCCGCCACCGGACCTGTACGGAAAAAATGA
- the rsmD gene encoding 16S rRNA (guanine(966)-N(2))-methyltransferase RsmD, with the protein MRLIAGKYRGRRLNTPPSSHIRPTTDRMRETLFNLLQNSIGLDFEGLHVLDAFAGTGALGLEALSRGAERVIFADSDKRSLALVRENIRLLKAEEQCRCLGIDALRLPAPDVPFGLVFLDPPYHKGLIRPTIDNLLNKSALADDCLVVAECAHDEDPDFPPELEEISSRTYGDSKITILKFNN; encoded by the coding sequence ATGAGACTGATTGCGGGGAAATACCGGGGCCGTCGGCTCAACACGCCCCCGTCCAGTCACATCCGCCCGACCACGGACCGCATGCGGGAAACATTGTTCAATCTTCTGCAAAACAGCATCGGTCTGGATTTCGAAGGACTTCATGTGCTCGATGCCTTTGCCGGCACCGGCGCCCTGGGTCTGGAGGCCCTGTCCCGCGGGGCGGAGCGTGTGATCTTTGCGGACAGTGACAAGCGGTCCCTCGCCCTAGTCAGGGAAAATATCCGGCTTCTCAAGGCAGAGGAGCAGTGCCGCTGCCTCGGCATAGATGCCCTGCGCCTGCCCGCACCAGACGTCCCCTTTGGTCTTGTCTTTCTTGACCCGCCTTATCACAAGGGCCTGATTCGGCCGACCATCGATAATCTTCTGAACAAAAGCGCCCTTGCCGACGACTGCCTGGTGGTTGCCGAATGCGCCCACGACGAAGATCCGGACTTCCCGCCTGAGCTGGAAGAAATATCCTCAAGAACCTACGGCGACAGCAAAATCACCATCCTCAAATTTAATAACTAG
- the mutL gene encoding DNA mismatch repair endonuclease MutL, which produces MKIRRLSESTINRIAAGEVIERPASAVKELVENAIDAGARNIDVVMVRGGRDLISVSDDGCGMDREELALAVERHATSKLREDDLTHITTMGFRGEALPSIASVARFAMSSRPQGSDEGWKIEIEGGKKTTLQPAALNPGTRVEVRDLFFATPARLKFLKTERTEYSYALDVMKRLAMAHPDVAFSLSDGERKSFQVSAAQGELLDSRLRRLSAILGHEFADNSLSIEVERDELRLTGFAGLPTFNRGNAQHQFLFVNGRPVKDKLLTGAVRGAYMDYLARDRHPVLALFLEVPPEVVDVNVHPAKAEVRFQDSGLVRGLIVGSLRRALADAGHRSSSTVADQALGAMRPELSESSLPQYKGQYQGNYSRYRTVPSYPSGFADRGTEFQRPLTSGRQLGLGEQGEEAFAPPMGRHEPEQAQEAAGRPDLTTYPLGAARGQLHETYIIAQTENGIVLVDQHAAHERLVYERMKNNMAETGIPRQTLLLPEVVELDQGAAERLAARSEELAELGLVLEAFGEGAVVVREAPALLGDTNIKGLVRDLADELAELDETLSLKERLEEVCSTMACHGSVRAGRRLTTDEMNALLREMEATPHSGQCNHGRPTYVELKLSDVEKLFGRR; this is translated from the coding sequence GTGAAAATCCGTCGCCTTTCCGAAAGCACCATCAACCGTATTGCCGCCGGTGAAGTCATCGAGCGGCCGGCCAGCGCCGTCAAGGAACTGGTGGAAAATGCCATCGATGCCGGGGCGCGCAATATCGATGTGGTGATGGTCCGGGGCGGCCGGGATCTAATTTCGGTCAGCGATGACGGCTGCGGCATGGACCGGGAGGAACTGGCGCTGGCGGTGGAGCGTCATGCCACCAGCAAGCTGCGCGAGGACGACCTTACTCACATCACCACCATGGGCTTTCGCGGTGAGGCGCTGCCGTCCATTGCCTCCGTCGCCCGCTTTGCCATGTCAAGCCGCCCGCAAGGCAGTGATGAAGGCTGGAAGATCGAAATAGAGGGTGGCAAAAAAACCACCCTGCAGCCGGCGGCGCTTAATCCCGGTACCCGGGTCGAAGTGCGGGACCTGTTTTTCGCAACCCCGGCACGGCTTAAATTTCTAAAGACCGAACGCACCGAATATTCATATGCCCTTGATGTGATGAAGCGGCTGGCCATGGCGCATCCGGATGTGGCCTTTTCCCTGAGCGACGGGGAGCGGAAAAGCTTTCAGGTTTCTGCGGCCCAGGGGGAGCTTCTGGACAGCCGCCTTCGACGCCTGTCAGCGATTCTGGGGCATGAATTTGCCGATAATTCGCTGTCCATCGAGGTGGAGCGGGACGAGTTGCGCCTGACCGGTTTTGCGGGATTGCCCACCTTCAACCGGGGCAATGCCCAGCATCAGTTTTTGTTCGTCAATGGCCGGCCGGTGAAGGACAAGCTTCTGACCGGAGCCGTGCGCGGCGCCTATATGGACTATCTGGCCCGGGATCGCCATCCGGTTCTTGCCCTGTTCCTTGAGGTGCCGCCGGAGGTGGTTGATGTCAACGTGCATCCGGCCAAGGCTGAAGTGCGATTCCAGGACAGCGGTCTTGTCCGCGGACTGATCGTCGGCAGCCTCAGGCGGGCTCTGGCCGACGCCGGGCATCGTTCTTCCAGTACGGTGGCGGATCAGGCGCTGGGCGCCATGCGGCCGGAACTGTCCGAATCGTCTCTTCCGCAATATAAAGGTCAGTATCAGGGTAATTATAGCCGTTATCGCACTGTGCCGTCTTATCCGTCCGGATTTGCCGACCGCGGCACGGAGTTTCAGAGGCCGCTGACGTCGGGACGCCAGCTTGGGCTCGGCGAGCAGGGGGAAGAGGCTTTTGCCCCGCCCATGGGCCGCCACGAGCCGGAACAGGCGCAGGAAGCGGCTGGCCGCCCTGACCTGACAACATATCCCCTTGGCGCCGCCCGGGGGCAACTGCACGAGACCTATATCATCGCCCAGACGGAAAACGGGATCGTGCTGGTCGATCAGCATGCGGCCCACGAGCGGCTGGTCTATGAGCGCATGAAAAACAATATGGCGGAGACCGGCATCCCCCGCCAGACCTTGCTGCTGCCGGAAGTGGTGGAGCTGGATCAGGGCGCCGCGGAGAGACTGGCCGCCCGCAGCGAAGAACTGGCAGAGCTTGGCCTGGTGCTGGAAGCTTTCGGCGAGGGCGCCGTTGTGGTGCGGGAAGCGCCCGCCCTGCTCGGCGATACAAACATCAAGGGGCTGGTGCGGGACCTGGCCGACGAGCTTGCCGAACTGGACGAGACCTTGTCCCTGAAGGAACGACTGGAGGAGGTTTGTTCGACCATGGCCTGTCACGGCAGTGTGCGGGCCGGCCGGCGGCTGACGACCGATGAAATGAACGCCCTGCTCAGGGAAATGGAGGCCACGCCCCATTCCGGTCAGTGTAATCACGGGCGGCCGACCTATGTGGAACTCAAGCTTTCCGATGTGGAAAAGCTGTTCGGTCGTCGTTAG